In Thermoanaerobaculia bacterium, the genomic window TCGCCGGAGCCCCGGCGACGCGTCCGCGGTTCACCGCGCCGCCTCCAGTTCCCGCCTCGCCTCGTCCCGGAGCAGCTCCCAGACCTCCTGGCGGATGGCGAGGGCGGCGGCGCTCGCGAGCGCTTCCTCGCCGCGCGGCCGCGGGAGTGGAACCGGCATCGCGGCGCGCACCCGGGCGGGGCGTCCCGAAAGGACGAGGATCCGGTCCGCCAGGCGCACCGCTTCGTCGATGTCGTGGGTCACGAAGAGCACCGTCTTCGCCGAGGCGCTCCAGAGCGCGAGGAGCTCCTCCTGCAGCAGGAGGCGCGTCTGCGCATCGAGCGCGCCGAACGGCTCGTCCATCAGCAGGACGGGGGCGTCGGCGACGAACGCCCGCGCGATCCCGGCGCGCTGCTGCATTCCCGCCGAGAGCTCGTGGGGGAAACGCTCGCGGAAGTCGCGCAGGCCGATCCGGGCGAGGAAGTCGCCGGCGATCCTCCGCTTCTCGGCCCGCGGGAG contains:
- a CDS encoding ABC transporter ATP-binding protein, which codes for MPVRLRGLSRVFAGNGAPVTAIANLTFDVADGEFLCVVGPSGCGKTTLLRTIAGLLAPSSGSAEVDAAPAPERPTTAMVFQDHGLFPWMTVVDNVAFGLERRSLPRAEKRRIAGDFLARIGLRDFRERFPHELSAGMQQRAGIARAFVADAPVLLMDEPFGALDAQTRLLLQEELLALWSASAKTVLFVTHDIDEAVRLADRILVLSGRPARVRAAMPVPLPRPRGEEALASAAALAIRQEVWELLRDEARRELEAAR